The following are encoded in a window of Vigna unguiculata cultivar IT97K-499-35 chromosome 8, ASM411807v1, whole genome shotgun sequence genomic DNA:
- the LOC114195388 gene encoding RNA-binding protein 38-like, with the protein MAYPHYRSQFGDTTFTKVFVGGLAWETPTEEMRKYFEQFGEILEAVIITDKNTGKSKGYGFVTFRDPESARRACADPNPVIDGRRANCNIASLGRPRPSPPRGRGTFQGGAPGTVSYSGVPAAGPPALAPQPPPPPPPLVYPPYGYPTYTPDYGYHQATLYNPQIQQPQYYQQLYGPSSSTMGSPYYYGYSVQAPRSTFSSPQPHRLPAGPSYLYYPTPMEPSFSAYRPPPQLQPLPIRQPSPSPSDSQTQQRTSSEAAGGVVITSESSNSQGRN; encoded by the exons ATGGCTTACCCACATTACCGATCACAGTTCGGAGACACAACGTTCACTAAGGTCTTCGTTGGAGGCCTAGCTTGGGAGACTCCAACCGAAGAAATGCGCAAATATTTTGAGCAGTTTGGTGAGATTCTTGAAGCTGTCATTATCACTGATAAGAACACAGGAAAATCTAAAGGCTACGGATTC GTAACATTCCGTGATCCAGAATCAGCTAGAAGGGCATGTGCTGATCCAAACCCAGTGATAGATGGAAGAAGAGCAAATTGTAACATTGCTTCTCTCGGAAGACCTAGACCATCACCACCAAGag GAAGAGGTACATTCCAAGGAGGAGCACCAGGAACAGTTTCATACAGTGGTGTGCCGGCGGCAGGACCGCCGGCACTAGCAccgcagccgccgccgccaccaCCACCGCTGGTGTACCCGCCATATGG CTACCCTACCTACACCCCTGATTATGGGTACCATCAA GCCACATTGTATAACCCACAAATTCAGCAACCACAATACTACCAACAACTCTATGGACCATCCTCCTCCACCATGGGTTCCCCTTATTACTATGGCTATTCTGTGCAAGCACCAAGAAGTACCTTTTCCTCACCCCAACCACATCGTTTACCAGCTGGACCCTCTTATCTATACTACCCTACACCCATGGAACCCTCATTTTCTGCATATCGTCCACCACCTCAGTTGCAACCACTTCCAATAAGGCAACCCTCTCCTTCCCCTAGTG ACTCACAGACTCAGCAACGTACCTCGTCCGAGGCAGCAGGTGGAGTAGTTATAACTTCGGAAAGTTCAAATAGCCAAGGGAGGAactga